A single region of the Pan troglodytes isolate AG18354 chromosome 22, NHGRI_mPanTro3-v2.0_pri, whole genome shotgun sequence genome encodes:
- the LOC747480 gene encoding Down syndrome critical region protein 8, translating into MKEPGPNFVTVRKGLHSFKMAFVKHLLLECSGSITDHCSLHLPVQEILMSQPPEQLGLQTNLGNQESSGMMKLFMPRPKVLAQYESIQFMP; encoded by the exons ATGAAGGAGCCTGGACCCAACTTTGTTACTGTGAGAAAGggtcttcattcattcaagatggcatttgttaagcacctact gctggagtgcagtggttcaatcacggatcactgcagcctccacctcccagttcaagaaattctcatgtctcagcctcctgagcagctaggattacag acaaacCTTGGAAATCAAGAAAGTTCTGGAATGATGAAGCTGTTCATGCCAAGACCGAAAGTGCTGGCCCAGTATGAGTCCATTCAGTTCATGCCGTGA